GTTGTCCGACCTAAACATTTTAGGCAAATAAATGGCAATCATCACTGATATTAATGGCAACATTTTTCCTGCGCGTCACAATGCGCTCATGTTTTTAACCCTTAACTCTGTTCtggtctttctggggttttacgtgccaaaaccagttctgattatgaggcacgccgtagtggagggctccggaataatttcgaccgcctggggttctttaacgtgcactacaacgcaagcacacgggcgtttttgcatttcgcctccatcgaaatgcggccgccggggccgggattcgatcccgcgacctcgggctcagcagcgcaacgccttagctgactgagccaccccggcgggtaaccCCTTAACTGTTTTAATATTGACAATTTCTGTGTCCAAACTGCTTACTTTTGTTTTTTAATTTGATATTGAATGTTTTACTTCTAAAAGGCCAGTTATCAGTCTTGAAAAAAATCAAGCATATACTAAGTCAAATTAGCATATAAAGTTTATTATTGCTCATGACAAAGGAGGCCAGCTAACTGCTGGCAATCAACAATAAAAAACAGAGCAAGAGCGCTGTTCGGAAAGTTTTATCGAGTCATCAGGAAATGTTATATTGAACGCCTTACCAAGGACGCCCAAAAACGGCAACCGAGGAGCCTTCGTGGGGATGTCCTTCACATCGATGCGCCGCCAGTGACGCGCACTCCCAATAATGTCTTCTGGGCAGTCTTCTTCATCTGATGAACTGCTGATTTCGACGTCATCGCAATTGTTTGCTTCCGGAAACGAAGTAAGCTGAATTTGCCTACCCAGTGCTGCCATCTGTGAAACGATACATTAACTATAGCCCGAAAACAAGCGTGTCTCGTTTAAAACGCTCAAAAGGAGATATTATCTCGAGCAGACGAGCTACACTCGTCCAAAACGGTTTTGGGACAGCTCGGCAAAGACGAGCTGTACTAGTACCAAATGGTTAAGGGGTTAATAACGCTTTTTCCTTTGTGTTCGTACGTTGGATGAAACTACATCCATGCCTTATATATCCGCTCCTCTTGATATTTTCATCGCGGATATAGTGATAAATAAAACCTTGATTTATTAGCTACTCAATAGACCTGCTGTATTTCCCAGAGCATaagtcgcgttttttttttctcggaatttTCACCGATACGTCTTATACAATGGTCCAACTTATATATGCATAAACCTACGCGCTCTAGCGCGACCCCTATACGAGTACAAGAAACCGTGCGAGGCAACATTTTGAAAGAAATTAAGCATTGTATTGACGCTAGAGTGACAGTCGGTACAGATGGCCGCTTCTGGGGCTCACCGTGTAGGCAGAGCGGTTAAAGTCACtgaaactttattcatttatatCACTGAGGCCGCCAGCATGGCCTCAGTGATATAGGTGTCTGCATGATTGCAGGTCACGCtgtagtttgattttatagtttCGTTAAAAGAAAACGTTACAACTGCCAAATTAACGTAATAAAGGGtgccacaatttttttattgttaggTTGTGGCGCCAGGGACATACGCGCTACAAAAACCACCACTTCGTTATCATCATCAGTTGCCCGCTTGAGAAGTGGCAAAGATTCCGGCTTCCGGTCGCAAATTCGCTTTTCTATGCGTGCGTTCACGTTAAGTTGTACTAGTTTAGGCGTGTTGTGATCAAGGTTGTGATTGGTCGCGTGCTCATCACGTGCACACCACGGTGCAGAAGCAATGCCCGCGACGTGGATCCAACATCGCGTAAACGTTATTTCAGAGACCAAGGATGGTGACCTACCAATGCTGCCAGCCCAATTGGCTAATAATTTGACAGTGCATCGGAGGCCGAGACTTTCGATCTTCGATCGTTTCGAGGGAAGTGCAATAAATCTTCGTTTTCTGCGCCTAAAAGGAGTCAACCAGCAGCTCTCATCGAGCACAGACACCACCCAAACAAAATAAAACTTCCGATGTGTCGCGCTTCCTTTTATGCAAGATAATTTATATACCACGCACAATAAAAGATTGGAAGTACCTTCAATCAAATGTCACCATCGAAACAGACAGCTAAATTTCTAGAACTTATACGTACTCGTAACACCTCACCTGTCTTTTGACATCACTCAGTAAACTGTTTTTCTATTGCTTCCACTGTCTTATTCTTGTACTTGTTCTACGTTAATATGCTCCTTACACGATTTTTGTTATTGTGTTTTTTGTACATCTACCCTTACAATTTCACTTTTTTCTCTGTTTCTATGAAAGCCTAATTGTTCCATCATAGTGTTGCGATGCCTCCTATGTAATACCATCATGCTGATGGCCTTTAGAGGCACTTTGAATAAAGTAATAAGAGCCAACGACAGAACATGGCAAGTTTCAAATATTACTGAGTAACTACAGCGAGTATCCAGAAAAACTTTAAAAATAAAAACCTCAGCTACGTATCGGCACGGAGGTTCCGGCGCTAAATTCAAAACAGTTTGACCTCAACTTTCTCTTCACGCAATTAACTCATGCTAAACCACTAAACTCATGAAAATTGAGTTTTGAAGAAATCCTTCCTCAGTATAAACTTATTTAGTGTTTACCTTTAGATTCCCTTTTACACTCATTACAGCCGTACCTTGTCTAAACAACTGACCCAGAACAATGTAACACTAGTTACGCAGGCAATAGTTACTGCGCTATTACTGGTATCATATGAGCTTCTCTCCAGCGTGAACTACGTTCGAAGTGAATCTACGGGGCGCCATTTTTGTTGGCGAGGCAAATATATGCTTTGATTTTGTACAGCTGTAGAAACATTCGGACCTGAACATTATAAAGAGGTCCGCACACACTACACGAAGTTTTGCCATGTGTTCTGTTCTCTTCATCGTCTAAAGTCGCCATTCGCACAACAACATCGTGCTACACACTGTATGCTAGTAATGACGATACGGCACTATATCTATACCTAAAATGAATTTCGTACGCGACTATTTGTTGCTGATTTCTCCAATGAGGCTGGTTTCTTGATGTCCATACGACGTTCTTTTCTAGATTGATGGGCACGGCACCGCCAAGCTTGTGGAGTTACTGCTCCTCGTTGAACCGCCTCTGTCCCAAGCTGATGCCGGTCACAAAGATCTACGCCGATCTTCGGTGGTCGACTACACTCTTCACAGCGAGGAGCATGGACCACACCATGGGCTGCACACAGGGTTCGGGGCCATCTGCTGACGGCGTCTGTCACGTCGTCGCGCAGCTGTCGACATGGAACGAAGTCTTCGTCATTATCAACATGGAACTGTGTGAGGCTCCTCCCGGGAAGCTTTCGCTAGTGTGCCTCAGAGAAATGTCTGGCTTCTGTGGCTTGGCAGCGCGCGAGCGCCACGCGACCATCTTGCTTCACTGGCTCCTCACAGTCCACCGGTGTGTCACCAGCATTGAACTAGACGACAGCGTGATCCCCAATTTCTCTACGTACTTTTCACTTTATAGCGACGCCCTTCAACGCAGTCTTAGCATTAGGGATCTCAAAGTGTCTGCATGGAGCTGCAGTCGCGACGCATCGAGGTCACTCGTGAATTCCATTGTTTGCAAGCGACGACTCGAAGCGCTGCGGTGCGAAGCACTCGACCTATCCGTACCAGACTTCAGAGAATACCTAGAATCAAGTGTCACTTTGAAGGAGCTCTCAGTGGCGTACACTATTCGACGTCCCGATAATCCCTCTGTTATTTTAAATTCACTGCGCTTCAATAGTTCCTTAGCTCACCTTTCAATTCACAGTGATTGCCTCGATGCAGATAAGAAGAACTGGTTTGGTGATTACATGGAACGAACTGCGACACTTCGCTACATAAAGATAACAAATTTCTCGCGTGGCCCTCCGCGCTCTTTGGTGCCAGTATTTCATGCTTTATCAAATAACAATAGCGTCTTAACGATTGACCTCGTATTGTTTAATCTAGGCATTGATGAAGCGTGGTCCTTTGCTGACTTAATCAATGTGAATCACAATTTGAGGATCGTGAATTTCATCGCATGCATTTGGAGCTTTGCAGTGTATCCACGCCAGTATATCCTCGCAAGTACGTGCAGCACGCCTGAAGTGGGTCACACATACCGCGCAGCAATGCGCACGGCACCTCTCGTCTGTGCTTTCGGACCGGAATCATCTTTGGAGGAAATCACGCTCGACATGAGCTCTTTTAACGCTTGCGAACAGAAGACCCTTCTCTATGCAGTTTCTCAGAATACTACTCTCAAGAAAGTGAACGTAGAAAGATTGAACTCTGGCAGTGCAATTTCTCTGTGCGAGGCCATCCGAGAGACGGGCACCGCAGACAGGGTGCACTTGGACCTTGTCAACGTGAGAGGAAGAGAGCTCGCTCGCGTAAAAAGGTCCTGCGCAGAGGCCACTGAAATAGCACTCTTCAATATAGGCGCTCATGGCACGAGAACGAGACGAGAGTGCTTGACAGCTCTGACGCTGTGCACACACCTGACTGTTCTCAATTTGGACACAGATGGAAGGGTGTGTGAGGCAGAAGCGCACCTTCTCTCCATGTTCCTACGACAAAGCCAGTGCATTCGAGAATTGTACCTGTATTTGAAAGTTAGACCTGATGCTTTGCGAGACATCCTACAAGGCCTGTCTATGAACACGGCCCTGGAGAAGCTGGGCATCAGTAAGTGCGGCCTCGACAAACAGAATGCGGCCACACTCGCGTGTATCGTCGGGGACAGTCAAACTATCCGGCACTTTGACTACCAAACTCATTGCGTCGCTTCATGCCGCTTACTGCTTCTTAACCTTGCCAGGTGTCTGCAATCCAACACTTCCCTGGTGTCTCTGGAAATCAGTGAATACCGCGCAGTCATGAGGTACTCTGCCGCTGTTAGGAACTTCGTCAGACGCAACGCAGCTTTAGTTGACGGCGCTGCGCACTTCGTTCTCGGCACGAGGAACAAGCACTGCGCGGAGGCCTTCGAACGTGTCGCCAGTGGCCGTGGAATAGTGGCCAGAGTTCAAGAAATGGCCGCCGAGCCGTGCGCCGACCGGGCAAGTGCCATGATACGAGA
The DNA window shown above is from Dermacentor silvarum isolate Dsil-2018 chromosome 1, BIME_Dsil_1.4, whole genome shotgun sequence and carries:
- the LOC125942172 gene encoding uncharacterized protein LOC125942172, with protein sequence MGTAPPSLWSYCSSLNRLCPKLMPVTKIYADLRWSTTLFTARSMDHTMGCTQGSGPSADGVCHVVAQLSTWNEVFVIINMELCEAPPGKLSLVCLREMSGFCGLAARERHATILLHWLLTVHRCVTSIELDDSVIPNFSTYFSLYSDALQRSLSIRDLKVSAWSCSRDASRSLVNSIVCKRRLEALRCEALDLSVPDFREYLESSVTLKELSVAYTIRRPDNPSVILNSLRFNSSLAHLSIHSDCLDADKKNWFGDYMERTATLRYIKITNFSRGPPRSLVPVFHALSNNNSVLTIDLVLFNLGIDEAWSFADLINVNHNLRIVNFIACIWSFAVYPRQYILASTCSTPEVGHTYRAAMRTAPLVCAFGPESSLEEITLDMSSFNACEQKTLLYAVSQNTTLKKVNVERLNSGSAISLCEAIRETGTADRVHLDLVNVRGRELARVKRSCAEATEIALFNIGAHGTRTRRECLTALTLCTHLTVLNLDTDGRVCEAEAHLLSMFLRQSQCIRELYLYLKVRPDALRDILQGLSMNTALEKLGISKCGLDKQNAATLACIVGDSQTIRHFDYQTHCVASCRLLLLNLARCLQSNTSLVSLEISEYRAVMRYSAAVRNFVRRNAALVDGAAHFVLGTRNKHCAEAFERVASGRGIVARVQEMAAEPCADRASAMIREATRWLLGMGPFMKMAGVVKNDLSWDESVDYRERLQTLPLDCWLHVRQFIKVRDVLHWAPSTSTWRKRAFWRAPSRARRSKQPRLQS